A stretch of the Porites lutea chromosome 12, jaPorLute2.1, whole genome shotgun sequence genome encodes the following:
- the LOC140921494 gene encoding guanine nucleotide exchange factor C9orf72 homolog — protein MAKEKEVLDDVSFWTTPADDGFRFSNLTSDHVSKLAESGPFVAVVLCYWDNVLGPRLQHVWRGVGDAEFQEASVRYVVGRTLHGELLRDTPENLIDTKLFVLKDHSIVCHSFIFYGRDKSGTNISGLSLIIPFSEFKSYLPYVELVEERVKILIAKLRVLQAKDLTSAVLSFGSHLPRFIKTITSLQSVGVPDSIPLSETAFGPGQSNKLEDRFLMRVITSHLQTFGSTLVVGKTLDKVNMMVNTLALLLSSEERRRSRYAVETLSNDSDLYDSDLFVQGLLKSTKDPFSLPVKGIITSSLPSTLVDLDTGEVKQTCPFNQHVVIRKEFIDIELALLLEEAEDAPVFPALGLFHNSEEAGMLVQAFLHDLNLLPYVCGVREGFIDNFLRLLDRKALALIKYVEAKTSFGTVPMDHAARRQLRQDLQLATEEDYSIVLTRAEKLHSGIYTFLKGDPRESVARVQANFESL, from the exons ATGGCAAAAGAGAAGGAGGTTTTAGATGACGTGAGTTTTTGGACGACACCGGCTGATGATGGCTTCCGGTTCTCGAACCTAACATCAGATCATGTGTCTAAGCTTGCGGAGAGTGGTCCTTTTGTCGCAGTGGTGTTGTGCTACTGGGATAACGTTTTAGGACCTAGACTCCAGCATGTATGGAGAGGAGTCGGGGATGCCGAATTTCAG GAAGCAAGTGTACGATATGTAGTGGGACGGACTCTCCATGGTGAACTTTTACGAGATACTCCTGAAAACCTCATCGACACCAAGTTATTTGTGCTGAAAGATCACAGTATTGTCTGCCattctttcattttctatgGACGTGACAAGTCTGGCACCAATATTTCTGGCCTGTCTCTCATAATTCCATTCTCAGAATTCAAAAGCTACTTGCCATATGTGGAATTGGTTGAAGAGCGAGTTAAAATTCTTATTGCTAAGCTCAGGGTTTTGCAAGCCAAG GACTTAACATCTGCTGTATTGTCATTTGGTAGCCATCTACCTCGCTTTATCAAAACAATAACCAGTCTTCAATCAGTAGGTGTTCCTGATTCTATTCCG TTAAGTGAGACAGCCTTTGGTCCTGGACAATCAAACAAGCTTGAGGATCGCTTTTTAATGAG aGTCATCACGTCGCATTTACAGACATTTGGAAGTACACTAGTTGTGGGAAAAACACTGGACAAAGTCAACATG ATGGTCAACACCTTGGCATTACTGTTGTCCTCTGAGGAGCGACGAAGATCACGTTATGCCGTAGAGACTTTGTCTAATGACTCTGATTTGTACGATTCTGATCTGTTTGTTCAAGGCTTGCTTAAG AGCACCAAGGATCCTTTCAGTCTTCCAGTTAAAGGAATCATCACCAGTAGCCTTCCCAGCACTCTGGTTGACCTGGATACAGGTGAAGTCAAACAGACCTGCCCCTTTAACCAACATGTGgtcataagaaaagagttcattGACATTGAGTTGGCGCTGCTGCTAGAGGAGGCGGAAGATGCTCCAGTATTCCCTGCGCT GGGTTTATTTCACAACTCAGAAGAAGCTGGTATGCTGGTACAAGCGTTCTTGCATGAT CTCAATCTCCTTCCTTACGTTTGCGGTGTCCGCGAGGGATTCATCGATAATTTCCTGCGTCTCCTTGACAGAAAAGCTCTGGCACTCATCAAATACGTGGAAGCTAAAAC GTCATTTGGCACAGTACCAATGGATCACGCTGCTAGACGTCAGTTACGCCAGGATCTTCAACTCGCCACGGAGGAAGATTACTCCATCGTGTTAACACGCGCGGAAAAACTACATTCTGGAATTTACACGTTTCTGAAAGGGGATCCTCGAGAGAGTGTGGCTCGAGTCCAGGCCAATTTCGAGTCGCTCTAA